A stretch of Glandiceps talaboti chromosome 18, keGlaTala1.1, whole genome shotgun sequence DNA encodes these proteins:
- the LOC144448839 gene encoding beta-glucuronidase-like yields MCRQLSALLMIPFLLQSCNGAIKGGMLFPRDTESRETKDLSGIWNFRADTSPNRNAGFEQQWYKRPLAKSGAVIDMPVPSSYNDVTQDKSLRDFVGWVWYDRQFYPPFSWQNLKQRVVLRFESAHYYTTVWLNGEEVMSHDGGHLPFEVEISAKLLYGESNRITAAVNNTLSPHTLPPGTIEYKTDKNKYPPGYFVQNLQMDFFNYAGIHRPVKLYTTPSVYIDDITVVTDISTTTGRVNYQVVVGGGGGGQGNVSSQVDLYDKDGNNVSSQKDKLQGQLSVSNAHFWWPYTMSNDSAYLYTLKVSITSGSGSDIYRLPIGIRTVKTTNTQLLINDKPFYCHGVAKHEDADIRGKGVDLPLITKDFSLMKWLGANCFRTSHYPYADEILDMADRQGIVVIDECPGVGIKDPENFSNKSLTHHLEVMDELVRRDKNRPAVIMWSVANEPNSAASQAEAYFKSVITHTKEIDPSSRPVTFVCNHGYDSDHATQFVDVVCLNSYYSWYSDTGHPEVIQLQLEYNLRQWFKTRNKPIMQTEYGAGSVIGIHMDPHMAFSEDYQSEVLEEHFKIFDKLRKEFFVGEMVWNFADFMTAQGTNRVVGNRKGVFTRQRQPKMAAYTL; encoded by the exons ATGTGTCGACAGTTGTCAGCACTATTGATGATTCCATTCTTACTACAATCTTGCAATGGTGCTATTAAAGGTGGAATGCTGTTCCCAAGAGACACAGAATCAAGAGAGACCAAAGATTTAAGCGGAATTTGGAATTTCAGAGCAGATACATCACCGAATCGAAATGCTGGATTTGAGCAGCAGTGGTACAAACGACCATTGGCAAAG TCTGGTGCTGTGATTGACATGCCAGTACCTTCCAGCTACAATGATGTCACACAAGATAAATCATTACGTGATTTTGTTGGTTGGGTTTGGTACGACAGACAGTTTTATCCTCCATTTTCCTGGCAGAATCTAAAGCAAAGAGTTGTACTGAGATTTGAAAGTGCTCATTACTATACGACGGTG TGGTTGAATGGTGAAGAGGTCATGAGCCATGATGGAGGTCATTTACCATTTGAGGTTGAAATCAGTGCTAAACTATTGTATGGTGAAAGTAATAGAATCACAGCAGCTGTCAATAACACCTTATCACCACATACACTACCACCTGGTACTATTGAATATAAAACAGATAAAAACAA ATATCCACCTGGTTATTTTGTACAGAATCTTCAGATGGATTTCTTTAACTATGCTGGAATACACCGACCAGTAAAACTATACACTACACCATCAGTATACATTGATGATATCACCGTGGTAACAGACATCTCAACAACAACAG GCCGAGTGAACTACCAGGTTgtggttggtggtggtggtggtggtcaagGCAATGTTTCATCACAGGTTGATCTCTATGATAAAGATGGTAACAATGTGTCCAGTCAGAAAGACAAACTTCAAGGTCAACTGTCAGTGTCTAATGCACATTTCTGGTGGCCTTACACTATGAGTAATGATTCTGCATATCTATATACACTCAAG GTTTCCATCACATCTGGTAGTGGAAGTGATATCTACCGTTTACCTATTGGTATCAGAACTGTCAAAACTACCAACACTCAACTATTAATTAATGACAAACCATTCTACTGTCATGGAGTAGCCAAACATGAAGATGCTGAT ATCCGTGGTAAAGGAGTAGACTTGCCATTGATAACTAAAGATTTTAGTTTGATGAAATGGTTGGGTGCTAACTGTTTCCGTACCAGTCATTATCCGTATGCTGATGAAATCCTGGATATGGCTGACAGACAGGGAATAGTTGTCATTGATGAATGTCCTGGTGTTGGCATTAAAGA CCCTGAGAATTTCAGCAATAAGTCGTTAACTCATCATCTGGAAGTGATGGACGAGTTGGTAAGAAGAGATAAAAACAGACCAGCAGTTATCATGTGGTCTGTGGCCAATGAACCCAACTCAGCTGCATCACAGGCTGAAGCTTATTTCAA ATCTGTCATTACTCACACCAAGGAAATAGATCCTAGTTCCAGACCAGTTACATTTGTCTGTAACCATGGCTACGACTCTGATCATGCT ACCCAGTTTGTAGATGTGGTTTGCCTGAATAGTTACTATTCATGGTACTCTGACACAGGTCACCCAGAGGTCATTCAACTCCAGCTAGAATACAACCTGAGACAGTGGTTTAAAACCAGGAATAAACCAATCATGCAGACAGAGTATGGTGCTGGTAGTGTTATTGGAATACACATG GATCCTCACATGGCGTTCTCTGAAGACTACCAGTCGGAAGTTTTGGaagaacatttcaaaatatttgacaaattgaGAAAAGAATTCTTTGTAGGAGAAATGGTTTGGAACTTTGCTGATTTTATGACAGCACAAG GAACAAATAGAGTGGTTGGTAACAGAAAAGGAGTATTTACCCGACAACGCCAACCCAAGATGGCCGCCTACACACTCTGA